The following coding sequences are from one Pseudomonadota bacterium window:
- a CDS encoding integrase arm-type DNA-binding domain-containing protein, translating to MARTTTPLTVAEVKNAKAETKSKRLFDGRGLYLEVTPKGGKYWRFKYRFENREKRISLGTFPEITLAEARDRREEARRQVAHGIDPSAVRKAQASANKDSFEAIAAEWMIQKEKELSPGHLRTIRSRLDRDILPFLGKSPITKITAPDVLSALRRVENRGAIESAHRIKTIVSQVFRYAISTGQAVSNPARDLGDALPKAKAKHFPAITKPTEVAELLKTIENYKGTLIVSTALKLAPLVFVRPGELRHAKWEEIDLESAEWRFIATKTNTEHIVPLATQAVSLLEKIQMVTDRGPYVFPSARTPKGTRPMSDNALLAAFRRLGIPKERMTVHGFRAMARTLLDEELGFAPHLIEHQLAHAVRDPLGRAYNRTAHLNERRAMMQAWADYLEKLPR from the coding sequence ATGGCACGAACGACCACCCCGCTCACCGTCGCGGAAGTGAAAAACGCAAAGGCTGAGACGAAGAGCAAGAGACTGTTTGACGGCAGAGGCCTCTACCTGGAGGTAACGCCCAAAGGCGGGAAGTACTGGCGTTTCAAGTATCGGTTCGAAAATCGAGAGAAGCGAATCAGCCTGGGCACCTTTCCCGAGATCACCCTCGCCGAGGCCCGGGACCGACGAGAAGAAGCCAGGCGACAGGTCGCCCACGGTATTGATCCCAGCGCCGTCCGAAAAGCGCAAGCTTCAGCCAATAAGGACTCGTTCGAGGCCATTGCAGCTGAGTGGATGATCCAGAAGGAAAAGGAGTTGTCGCCAGGTCATCTGAGAACGATCCGCTCCCGCCTGGACCGAGACATCTTGCCCTTCCTGGGCAAGAGTCCAATCACGAAAATCACCGCCCCAGACGTTCTCTCCGCGCTGCGACGAGTTGAGAATCGCGGCGCCATCGAGTCAGCCCACCGGATCAAGACTATCGTCAGCCAGGTTTTCCGCTACGCCATCAGCACTGGACAGGCCGTTTCGAACCCAGCACGCGACCTAGGTGACGCTCTGCCGAAAGCAAAGGCAAAGCACTTCCCAGCGATCACCAAACCGACCGAGGTTGCCGAGTTGCTCAAGACGATCGAGAACTACAAAGGTACGCTCATCGTATCCACAGCGCTCAAGCTCGCTCCTTTAGTCTTCGTCCGACCAGGGGAGTTGCGCCACGCGAAATGGGAAGAAATAGACCTCGAATCTGCTGAATGGCGATTCATCGCAACGAAGACCAACACCGAGCATATCGTTCCGTTAGCGACTCAGGCAGTCAGCCTGCTGGAAAAAATCCAGATGGTGACCGACAGAGGCCCCTACGTTTTTCCGAGCGCGAGAACGCCGAAGGGAACCCGACCGATGAGTGACAATGCACTTCTAGCGGCTTTTAGAAGATTGGGCATTCCCAAAGAGCGGATGACCGTGCACGGATTCCGTGCGATGGCCAGAACGCTCCTGGACGAGGAATTAGGGTTTGCACCTCACCTAATCGAGCATCAGCTTGCTCACGCCGTTCGCGACCCACTCGGGAGAGCATACAACCGGACAGCCCACCTAAACGAACGAAGAGCCATGATGCAAGCGTGGGCTGACTATTTGGAGAAGTTACCGCGCTGA
- a CDS encoding NUDIX hydrolase: MSSNALQSIICPKLCLLNPASKEFLLCKRKGEADFDRTYSFPGGKTELSDESIEAGIQRELAEELGSVFAYELSSQLCFLVEYVRSDSKHMTLPHFFGVASKEQHIDLNAEEYNDYAWTRIEDMAKISVIKNVPMICALHPLLSAQRVQ, encoded by the coding sequence ATGTCTTCTAACGCGCTGCAGAGCATTATTTGCCCAAAGCTTTGCTTGCTTAACCCGGCGTCAAAAGAGTTTTTGCTCTGCAAGAGAAAAGGAGAAGCGGACTTTGACCGCACCTATTCTTTTCCCGGCGGTAAAACAGAATTGTCCGACGAGTCGATTGAGGCCGGTATCCAGCGAGAGTTAGCCGAGGAACTTGGATCAGTCTTTGCTTACGAACTTTCCTCCCAACTGTGTTTCCTAGTTGAGTACGTCAGAAGTGACAGCAAACATATGACTCTGCCTCACTTCTTCGGCGTTGCTTCAAAGGAGCAACACATCGATCTTAACGCAGAAGAATACAATGACTATGCTTGGACTCGGATAGAGGACATGGCGAAAATATCAGTAATCAAGAATGTACCAATGATCTGCGCCCTGCACCCTCTATTGAGCGCTCAGCGTGTTCAGTAG
- a CDS encoding 6-bladed beta-propeller codes for MLKKISAALLVLLMTAGEASADILVRYAPDLTDEQPTNCFDPFLPTCLFDSTPMPTDVVDPGLSASMLQQNMPNAFANRAPFWPVFADQPFNADEYLTFTLTPGPLNVLNFESLSYSAGSFSIASGLFVRLRTSLDGFSSDVDVQPIPDDATTPFDLLFDLTSLPPDIASSVEIRLYPDNTVDDFEFMDLVGLGAGGTGVTVNGTAKPPLAYERMLPQLKRPWYFNNSGISTDTRGFLYFTDILSFDVQKYAADGALVQRFGGEGSGPGQFRSLSDVSLDSDENLYVLDNSRQKLVKFDPDGNLLMEILGISGNPVAVDLDSEGNIYVLRSSEFQVTKYNPEGTELFSWGSEGAGIGEFGADQPGFNGPFGLAVDQVRGEVFVVDTFNQRIQVFDLEGNFRRLFVDGGQSPFPLTRALAAHIDGRSGLLLVVEDAFGVIKTYDPGTGGLVREFRVDTGQVADVATLADSSVVISGFATNRIELRGSDGVLRYSFGSAGRGPGQFRIPVDVAVDAFGNSYVTDEQNRRIQVFNSQGVLRRQLDSVSDAGSFNPRGLAIGPSGDLWVTDSAQNDLVRLSTTGDLISRCDSPAGIGSPIDVAVDAGGTVYVLDDASGAPSVAVFSNSCVHQTTWTSIVGASDGFKRVGAIAAGNGSVYITDRGTDFAGTAFDGRIMRVSPAGVIQQEVFDPLFNGDRMDLVQGLTVAADGRVFASDLFRDRVLIFDPDLNPFIAVGQRGHYPGSLYLPVGLAITGDNRLHVAEAGNDRLQILAPPGLPSQDRAIVVTGGGPYPGNALWEATQANANFAVRVLSFSGYTKDRIQYLSADQSLDLDQNGLADDVDGDATVAELAAALRGDFVEDIDSLLVYLVDHGGDQTFRMSGTELLASGELDALLDEFQAANPGVPLTVIYDACQSGSFIAPLASPGRTVITSAMGSQNAYFVSQGSLSFSNGFWGQILSGETVGVAFESASTLVSESFQDQTPQVDANANGVANEQADLDAVAGQIIGSDILLAGEAPSIQALSGAQIIDSGSSATLSATVLDPDGVQRVFAILRPPGFIPASPDNPIEGLPQLEFVAVGGDEFTVTADIFNVPGTYNIAVYASDSFGNTSNATLTSVTVDNPLRRKAIILAGAAGPGLLGTAGRVNSELAYRALLQQGYGPDGESCLDDSCDSLRFLTFAGSSGRDGNPSLAALQDAIENFGTENAQDLILYLIAPEEGGSLVLSGVDTLSPSALDSFLDTAQETLPGEITVVIDADNAGSFASALVPPVDKRRSVIVSTAAGQAATFQQNGQISFSRFFWNQVLNGARLRSAFLVARSALRYRSNSQTPGLDDNGNGIVNEFIDGFRSRLFSLGNGILLAGDDPLIGEITLPATLTAVATPLSVAQVTTTGTVAEVVALVTRPSGEEVSVNLSGSGSDWAISTEALCAGAGTYEVGVFAVDDEGATSAPVTASASRASACEGPVDLLAQDGSVDTGISRNGRVTLSLTVRNDGGQDAAATEVVFRLSPDAAIDEADAELIRVPIGPILAGEELPLSQDIQLPGNGFTGFIGACVQAVSGESVYSNNCLSGQAVLVELEEAVFADGFEL; via the coding sequence TTGCTGAAGAAAATTTCGGCCGCGCTGCTGGTCCTGCTGATGACCGCCGGCGAGGCTTCTGCTGACATCCTGGTTCGTTATGCGCCCGACCTCACCGATGAACAGCCAACCAACTGCTTCGACCCATTCCTTCCGACCTGTCTTTTTGACTCCACGCCCATGCCGACGGACGTGGTTGATCCGGGTCTCAGTGCCAGCATGCTGCAGCAGAACATGCCAAACGCCTTTGCCAACCGAGCGCCATTTTGGCCCGTGTTCGCCGATCAGCCGTTTAACGCCGATGAATACCTGACGTTTACGCTGACGCCTGGTCCGCTGAATGTGCTGAACTTTGAATCGTTGAGCTATTCGGCCGGCAGTTTTTCCATCGCGTCCGGACTGTTTGTGCGCCTGCGCACGAGCCTGGACGGCTTTTCGTCGGATGTGGACGTGCAGCCGATCCCTGACGATGCGACGACGCCTTTTGACCTGCTGTTCGACCTGACCTCGCTGCCGCCGGACATCGCCAGCTCCGTGGAGATCCGCCTTTACCCGGACAACACCGTCGATGATTTTGAGTTTATGGATTTGGTTGGCCTAGGTGCCGGTGGTACCGGTGTGACGGTTAACGGCACCGCCAAGCCCCCGTTGGCCTATGAGCGGATGCTCCCGCAGCTCAAGCGCCCCTGGTATTTCAATAACTCCGGCATCTCCACGGACACCCGGGGTTTCCTTTACTTTACCGACATTCTGAGTTTTGACGTGCAGAAGTACGCGGCGGACGGCGCGCTGGTGCAGCGTTTTGGCGGCGAGGGCTCGGGGCCGGGTCAGTTTCGGAGCCTGTCAGACGTGAGCCTCGATTCGGATGAAAACCTTTATGTGCTAGACAACTCGAGGCAAAAGCTCGTCAAGTTCGATCCAGACGGCAATTTGCTGATGGAGATTCTCGGCATCTCGGGCAACCCGGTTGCGGTGGATCTGGATAGTGAAGGCAACATTTACGTGCTCCGCTCCAGTGAGTTCCAAGTGACCAAGTACAACCCCGAGGGAACGGAGCTGTTTTCCTGGGGTAGTGAGGGTGCGGGAATTGGCGAGTTCGGTGCCGATCAGCCGGGCTTCAATGGGCCTTTCGGCTTGGCCGTGGATCAGGTGCGCGGTGAGGTCTTTGTGGTAGATACCTTTAACCAGCGCATCCAGGTGTTCGACCTGGAGGGTAACTTTCGGCGTCTGTTCGTCGACGGCGGGCAGAGCCCCTTTCCGCTGACCCGGGCTCTGGCGGCACACATCGACGGACGCAGCGGACTTCTGCTGGTGGTCGAGGACGCTTTCGGCGTCATCAAGACTTATGATCCGGGAACAGGGGGCCTGGTTCGCGAATTTCGCGTAGATACCGGTCAGGTCGCGGACGTGGCAACCCTTGCCGATTCGTCAGTGGTTATCTCGGGCTTCGCCACGAACCGGATCGAGCTCCGGGGATCCGACGGTGTCCTGCGCTACAGCTTTGGTTCCGCCGGCCGGGGGCCTGGCCAGTTCCGGATCCCGGTCGATGTGGCGGTGGATGCCTTCGGCAACTCTTACGTCACCGATGAGCAAAACCGTCGGATCCAGGTATTCAACAGTCAGGGTGTTCTGCGGCGTCAGCTTGACAGCGTTTCTGACGCTGGGTCCTTCAACCCACGGGGCCTGGCCATCGGACCTTCCGGCGATCTGTGGGTGACCGATTCGGCCCAGAACGATTTGGTGCGCCTGTCGACCACCGGCGATCTTATCTCCCGCTGCGATTCGCCGGCCGGAATAGGCAGCCCGATTGACGTAGCTGTCGACGCGGGTGGCACGGTCTACGTACTGGACGACGCCTCCGGTGCGCCGAGCGTGGCCGTATTCTCCAACTCCTGTGTACACCAAACCACCTGGACATCCATTGTCGGGGCGTCGGACGGATTCAAGCGGGTCGGCGCCATCGCCGCGGGCAACGGCTCGGTGTATATCACCGACCGAGGTACCGACTTTGCCGGCACCGCGTTCGACGGCCGCATCATGCGCGTGTCGCCGGCTGGCGTGATCCAGCAGGAGGTGTTTGATCCGCTGTTCAACGGCGATCGCATGGACCTGGTGCAGGGCCTGACGGTTGCGGCTGACGGGCGGGTCTTTGCATCGGACCTGTTCAGAGACCGGGTGCTGATCTTTGATCCTGACCTGAACCCGTTTATTGCGGTGGGACAGCGCGGTCATTACCCGGGCAGTCTCTATCTGCCAGTGGGCCTGGCGATCACCGGGGACAACCGACTCCACGTGGCCGAAGCGGGGAACGATCGGCTTCAAATCCTGGCGCCGCCGGGGTTGCCGTCGCAAGACCGGGCCATCGTGGTGACCGGTGGCGGACCCTATCCGGGTAACGCCCTGTGGGAAGCCACCCAGGCCAACGCCAATTTTGCCGTGCGCGTGCTGAGCTTCAGCGGCTATACCAAAGATCGCATTCAATACCTCTCCGCTGACCAGAGCCTGGATCTGGACCAGAACGGGTTGGCGGATGACGTGGATGGTGATGCCACAGTGGCGGAGCTGGCGGCAGCGCTGCGCGGCGACTTTGTCGAGGATATCGACAGTCTGCTGGTGTACCTGGTGGACCACGGTGGTGACCAGACCTTTCGGATGAGCGGCACGGAACTGCTGGCCTCGGGTGAGCTCGATGCGTTGCTGGACGAATTCCAGGCGGCCAACCCCGGTGTCCCGCTGACCGTAATCTATGACGCTTGCCAGTCGGGTTCCTTCATTGCGCCGCTGGCGTCGCCCGGACGCACGGTGATCACCAGCGCCATGGGCAGCCAGAACGCTTACTTTGTCAGCCAGGGATCGCTGTCGTTCTCGAACGGATTCTGGGGCCAGATTCTGAGCGGCGAAACGGTCGGGGTGGCTTTTGAGTCTGCCTCGACCCTGGTTTCTGAGTCCTTTCAAGATCAGACGCCACAGGTCGACGCCAACGCCAACGGCGTGGCCAACGAACAGGCCGACCTCGATGCGGTGGCCGGGCAGATCATCGGCAGCGACATTCTCCTTGCCGGAGAAGCGCCGTCGATTCAGGCGCTGTCAGGGGCGCAGATCATCGACAGCGGCAGTAGCGCAACGCTGAGCGCGACGGTGCTGGACCCGGACGGTGTACAGCGGGTGTTTGCGATTCTGCGGCCGCCGGGGTTTATCCCGGCATCGCCCGATAATCCCATTGAGGGGTTACCGCAGCTGGAGTTTGTTGCGGTGGGCGGCGATGAGTTCACCGTCACCGCCGATATTTTCAACGTTCCTGGGACCTATAACATTGCCGTTTACGCCAGCGACAGCTTTGGCAATACCAGCAACGCAACGCTGACCTCGGTGACGGTCGACAATCCGCTGCGGCGAAAGGCCATTATCCTGGCCGGCGCGGCTGGTCCTGGTCTCCTGGGCACCGCCGGTCGGGTGAACAGCGAGCTGGCCTATCGGGCGCTGCTGCAGCAGGGTTACGGCCCAGACGGGGAAAGCTGTCTGGATGACAGCTGCGACTCCCTGCGGTTCCTGACTTTTGCCGGTTCCTCCGGGCGTGACGGAAATCCGTCTCTTGCGGCCCTGCAGGACGCCATCGAAAACTTCGGCACCGAAAATGCGCAGGACCTGATCCTCTACCTGATTGCGCCGGAGGAGGGCGGCAGTCTGGTGCTGTCGGGCGTCGACACACTCTCTCCGTCGGCGCTGGACAGTTTTCTGGATACGGCGCAGGAGACGCTGCCGGGAGAGATAACGGTGGTGATCGATGCGGACAACGCCGGCAGCTTTGCCAGTGCGCTGGTGCCTCCCGTGGACAAACGCCGCAGCGTAATCGTGTCGACAGCCGCCGGACAGGCCGCGACGTTCCAGCAGAATGGACAGATTTCGTTTTCGCGCTTTTTCTGGAACCAGGTGCTGAACGGGGCGCGCCTGCGTAGTGCGTTTCTGGTCGCGCGAAGCGCGCTGCGGTATCGCTCCAACAGCCAGACCCCCGGTCTGGACGACAACGGCAACGGGATCGTCAACGAGTTCATCGACGGGTTTCGGTCGCGACTGTTTTCTTTGGGCAACGGCATCCTGCTGGCCGGTGACGATCCGCTGATTGGAGAGATCACGCTGCCGGCAACGCTGACCGCTGTGGCAACGCCCCTGAGCGTTGCCCAGGTCACCACCACCGGCACGGTTGCTGAAGTGGTGGCGCTGGTGACCCGTCCTTCGGGCGAGGAAGTCAGCGTGAATCTCAGCGGCAGCGGCAGCGACTGGGCCATTAGCACCGAGGCGCTGTGCGCCGGTGCGGGCACTTACGAGGTAGGTGTGTTTGCCGTGGACGACGAGGGTGCAACCTCGGCTCCGGTGACCGCCAGCGCCAGCCGCGCCAGCGCATGTGAAGGACCGGTCGACCTGCTAGCGCAAGACGGCAGCGTGGACACCGGGATCAGTCGCAATGGTCGCGTGACGCTGAGCCTGACGGTGCGCAATGACGGCGGCCAGGATGCGGCGGCCACCGAGGTGGTGTTCCGCCTGTCCCCGGATGCCGCGATCGACGAAGCCGACGCCGAGCTTATCCGGGTACCCATTGGCCCAATCCTGGCCGGTGAAGAGCTGCCGCTGTCACAAGACATTCAGCTCCCCGGCAACGGATTCACCGGCTTTATCGGGGCCTGCGTGCAGGCCGTCAGCGGCGAGTCGGTCTACAGCAACAACTGCCTCAGCGGCCAAGCGGTCTTGGTTGAGCTGGAGGAAGCCGTTTTTGCTGATGGCTTTGAATTGTAG
- a CDS encoding alanine/glycine:cation symporter family protein, with translation MQSFVDALSGLVWSPALIYLCLGAGLFFSVVTRFVQVRHFVEMIRLLRTGGSSEQGISTFQALAVSLSGRVGTGNIAGVAAAIGFGGPGAVFWMWVVAFLGAATAYIESAMGQIYKEVDEGQYRGGPAFYFEKALGQKWYGWLFAVFTVLAVGLLLPGVQANAMASAAEVAFGPGRVLDLFGSELSTTKLITASAVVVILAAIIFGGVKRIAGFTQFVVPFMAAAYMILALVVIGMNVSELPGIIMLIVSDAFTPMAGVGAAIGWGVKRGVYSNEAGQGSGPHAAAAAEVEHPAQQGLVQAFSVYVDTLFVCSATAFMILITGAYNVHGGEGGFLVQNLAADVAANSPAYTQLALEGVFPDIGKVFVAVALFFFAFTTILAYYYVAETNVAYIRRTLNIPGSLLLLKVMLLGMVFYGSIRTADLAWALGDIGVGVMAWLNIVGILVIFFLGGPAIKALRDYERQQALGVKRYTFDPDELGIANADFWRDRAQQQAGTSTAPGEKPVSR, from the coding sequence GTGCAATCATTTGTTGACGCTCTATCCGGCCTCGTCTGGAGTCCGGCATTGATCTATCTGTGCCTGGGCGCAGGCCTGTTTTTCTCAGTCGTGACCCGCTTTGTGCAGGTTCGCCATTTTGTCGAGATGATTCGGCTGCTGCGCACCGGAGGCAGCTCCGAGCAGGGGATCTCGACCTTTCAGGCTTTGGCTGTTTCACTCTCGGGACGAGTGGGCACCGGCAACATCGCCGGCGTAGCGGCGGCGATCGGGTTTGGGGGCCCTGGCGCCGTTTTTTGGATGTGGGTAGTCGCCTTCCTTGGTGCCGCCACGGCCTACATCGAGTCTGCCATGGGGCAGATCTACAAAGAGGTCGATGAGGGGCAGTACCGGGGCGGTCCAGCGTTCTATTTCGAAAAGGCGCTCGGCCAGAAGTGGTACGGCTGGCTGTTCGCAGTTTTCACCGTTCTGGCGGTAGGGCTGCTGCTGCCCGGGGTGCAGGCCAACGCGATGGCCAGTGCTGCAGAAGTCGCGTTCGGGCCTGGGCGGGTCCTGGACCTGTTCGGTTCGGAGTTGAGCACCACCAAACTCATCACGGCATCCGCGGTTGTGGTGATCCTCGCCGCCATTATCTTTGGTGGCGTCAAACGCATCGCCGGCTTCACGCAGTTTGTGGTCCCGTTTATGGCGGCGGCCTATATGATTCTCGCGTTGGTCGTGATTGGCATGAACGTCAGCGAACTTCCGGGCATCATCATGCTCATTGTTAGCGATGCCTTTACCCCGATGGCGGGTGTGGGCGCAGCAATCGGTTGGGGCGTAAAGCGCGGCGTTTACTCCAATGAGGCAGGGCAGGGCTCGGGTCCGCACGCGGCCGCCGCGGCCGAGGTGGAGCATCCGGCGCAGCAGGGTCTGGTTCAGGCTTTCTCGGTCTACGTCGACACGCTGTTCGTGTGCAGCGCTACCGCATTCATGATCCTGATCACCGGCGCCTACAACGTGCACGGGGGGGAGGGTGGTTTCCTGGTCCAAAACCTCGCGGCAGACGTTGCCGCTAACAGCCCCGCCTACACGCAGCTGGCACTCGAAGGCGTATTCCCCGACATCGGCAAGGTGTTTGTTGCGGTGGCACTATTCTTCTTCGCGTTCACCACGATCCTCGCCTATTACTACGTAGCGGAAACCAACGTGGCCTACATCCGGAGAACACTGAACATCCCAGGTTCGCTGCTGCTGCTGAAGGTGATGCTGCTCGGCATGGTGTTCTATGGCTCAATCCGCACGGCGGATCTGGCCTGGGCACTGGGGGACATCGGCGTCGGCGTCATGGCGTGGCTCAACATCGTGGGCATCCTGGTGATCTTTTTTCTGGGTGGGCCGGCGATCAAAGCGTTAAGAGACTATGAGCGGCAGCAGGCACTGGGGGTCAAACGCTACACCTTTGATCCTGATGAACTGGGGATTGCCAACGCCGACTTCTGGCGGGATCGAGCGCAGCAGCAGGCTGGGACTTCAACGGCTCCCGGAGAGAAGCCGGTAAGCCGCTGA
- a CDS encoding pyrroloquinoline quinone-dependent dehydrogenase yields the protein MSAVYFKTRKRCLDRPVRLTLILFLLFSPAALAQPSGAHQALLTNEGWTSFGGVASGGQYSALDEINLANVKGLKRAWTSRTGDVVEGPAIEGGSSFEGTPLYWDGKLFVCTPMHRVLALEPDTGKVIWRFDALSTLAEPPPRFAANCRGVSLWVDPNAEAGASCRARIIKPDIFARLIAIDAQTGKACEGFGDKGVVRLNDLDNSGEGDLYLTSPPAVLGNLIITGSVVGDNIVANAADGYVRAFDARTGKLAWSFSPIPVALSGKTGGANVWSLIAVDEERNLVFLPTSSPSVDPYGANRTEPIPLANAVVALDGRNGEVVWSFQTVHHDLFDYDLPAQPILFDLSKDGETIPAVAQITKLGFVFVLDRRTGKPLHPVEEQPVPTSDIPNERASPTQPIPTKPAPFARQHIDPDDMFGLTPVDKLACRRRFDSLRYKGLFTPPSEQGSIQLPSALGGGNWGGASLDPRSNTLIVKTQNLATIMKLVPADPAETRPIGPPVEFLKKPLNQTPYRLDGEFFLSPLGIPCTPPPWGELVGIDLDSGEHLWRQPLGRYPITDGLRTQASWGSPNVGGPLATGGGLVFIGAGMDSTFRALDTTTGELLWQDEDLPAPAMAVPMTYRHNGQQYVVVAAGGNSLAGTKQSDAIVAYRLGR from the coding sequence ATGAGCGCAGTGTATTTCAAAACGAGGAAACGTTGTCTCGACCGGCCCGTTCGCCTTACGCTCATATTGTTCCTACTGTTCTCCCCGGCCGCCCTAGCGCAACCTAGCGGTGCCCATCAGGCACTGCTGACCAACGAAGGCTGGACCAGCTTCGGGGGTGTAGCTTCCGGTGGGCAGTATTCGGCGCTCGACGAGATCAATCTCGCTAACGTCAAGGGCCTTAAGCGAGCCTGGACGAGCCGCACCGGCGACGTGGTCGAGGGGCCTGCTATCGAAGGGGGTTCGTCTTTTGAGGGAACGCCGCTGTACTGGGACGGCAAGCTATTTGTCTGTACGCCCATGCACCGCGTGCTTGCCCTGGAGCCCGACACGGGCAAGGTGATCTGGCGCTTCGACGCTCTGAGCACGCTGGCCGAGCCTCCACCCCGTTTTGCCGCCAACTGCCGCGGTGTGTCGCTCTGGGTTGACCCAAATGCTGAAGCGGGCGCGAGCTGTCGTGCGCGAATCATTAAGCCGGACATCTTCGCGCGCCTTATCGCGATCGATGCACAAACCGGCAAAGCCTGCGAAGGGTTTGGCGATAAGGGGGTTGTGCGCCTGAATGACCTCGACAACAGCGGTGAAGGCGACCTTTACCTCACGTCTCCGCCGGCGGTGCTGGGCAACCTGATCATCACCGGCAGCGTGGTCGGCGACAACATCGTCGCCAATGCGGCGGACGGCTACGTACGGGCCTTCGACGCACGCACCGGCAAGCTGGCCTGGTCATTTAGTCCAATTCCCGTTGCGCTCAGTGGAAAAACGGGCGGCGCTAACGTGTGGTCTTTGATTGCGGTGGACGAAGAGCGAAACCTCGTGTTCCTCCCGACCTCGAGCCCCAGTGTGGATCCGTATGGCGCCAATCGCACCGAGCCGATTCCGCTGGCCAATGCCGTGGTTGCGCTGGACGGTCGCAATGGTGAGGTGGTCTGGAGCTTTCAGACGGTGCACCACGATCTCTTCGACTATGACCTGCCGGCCCAGCCGATACTGTTTGACCTTAGCAAAGACGGCGAAACCATCCCAGCCGTTGCGCAGATTACTAAACTGGGTTTCGTCTTTGTGCTCGATCGGCGCACCGGTAAACCGCTCCACCCCGTCGAAGAACAGCCGGTGCCAACCAGCGACATTCCCAACGAGCGAGCATCGCCCACGCAGCCCATACCCACAAAACCGGCGCCGTTCGCCCGCCAGCACATCGACCCGGATGACATGTTTGGCCTGACGCCAGTGGACAAGCTAGCCTGCCGACGCCGTTTTGATTCGCTGCGCTACAAGGGGTTGTTCACCCCACCGAGCGAGCAGGGTTCTATCCAGCTCCCCTCCGCCCTCGGTGGTGGGAACTGGGGTGGCGCTTCGCTGGATCCGCGCAGCAACACGCTGATTGTCAAAACCCAAAACCTCGCCACCATCATGAAGCTGGTGCCCGCGGACCCGGCCGAAACCCGGCCGATCGGTCCGCCAGTCGAGTTCCTTAAAAAGCCGCTCAACCAAACGCCCTATCGGCTGGACGGCGAGTTCTTCCTGTCGCCGCTGGGCATCCCGTGTACGCCGCCACCGTGGGGTGAACTCGTTGGCATTGATCTGGACAGCGGCGAGCACCTCTGGCGGCAGCCGCTGGGCCGCTATCCAATCACCGATGGCTTACGCACGCAGGCGTCATGGGGTTCACCCAACGTTGGCGGGCCGCTGGCGACAGGTGGTGGCCTGGTGTTTATCGGCGCGGGCATGGACTCGACCTTTCGCGCGCTGGACACCACAACGGGTGAGCTGCTCTGGCAAGACGAAGACCTGCCCGCACCCGCCATGGCGGTGCCGATGACCTACCGCCATAACGGGCAGCAATACGTGGTCGTTGCGGCAGGCGGCAACTCATTAGCAGGGACCAAACAATCTGACGCGATTGTGGCTTATCGTCTCGGCCGATGA
- a CDS encoding SDR family oxidoreductase: protein MIKKILLVLLLVILAGAAYLYSSMLANIPESRLQLQPAQTVASSEAPVLLFGATRNTGLELAKKLHARGEKVVAFVRPTSDRSALEALGAEFLEGDAMDEASVIAAAQSQPFRAVVTTVGCLKCVPPVDLTGNRHIIDAAKTAGIDRVLLVTTIGAGDSAEVLPLPSKQILKEILPLKTQAEDHLRASGLNHIIIRPGGLLSGQASGNGMLSDAPEAFGYIDRSDLADLMLACLDSSVCDGKTLAAIDSERKTYW, encoded by the coding sequence GTGATTAAGAAAATTCTGCTGGTCCTGCTGCTCGTCATTCTCGCTGGCGCGGCATACCTCTATAGCTCCATGCTGGCCAACATCCCAGAGAGCCGGCTCCAGCTTCAGCCTGCCCAGACGGTCGCCTCATCAGAAGCGCCGGTGCTGCTGTTTGGCGCCACGCGCAATACCGGGTTAGAGCTTGCCAAGAAACTGCATGCCCGGGGCGAGAAGGTCGTCGCGTTTGTTCGCCCAACGTCCGATCGGAGCGCGCTGGAGGCGCTGGGCGCGGAGTTCCTCGAAGGCGACGCGATGGACGAGGCCTCGGTGATTGCCGCAGCTCAATCCCAGCCATTCAGGGCTGTCGTGACCACGGTCGGCTGCCTGAAGTGCGTTCCCCCGGTCGACTTAACGGGCAATCGGCACATCATCGACGCGGCGAAAACCGCCGGGATTGATCGCGTCCTGCTGGTGACCACCATCGGCGCTGGGGACAGCGCTGAAGTCTTACCGCTGCCTAGTAAACAGATCCTCAAGGAGATCCTGCCGCTGAAGACCCAGGCGGAAGATCATCTGCGCGCGAGCGGCCTGAACCACATCATCATCAGACCCGGTGGCCTGCTCAGCGGCCAGGCGTCGGGGAACGGCATGCTGTCCGATGCCCCCGAGGCGTTTGGCTACATCGACCGCAGTGATCTTGCGGACCTGATGCTGGCCTGTCTGGATTCGAGTGTCTGCGACGGCAAAACGCTGGCCGCTATCGATAGCGAGCGCAAAACCTACTGGTAA